AGGTTGACGCTTGACCCTATGCTCAGATTTATTTTCACTTTCATCTGAAGCATCACTTTCAGATCCAGATTCATATATTCTTTTTATTCCTCTTCTTGTTTTTCGCCCTTCCTGCTCAGTTTTCTCTTCCTCAGACTGACCTGCTTTGTCAACATCATTTGATATGGAAGTTGATGGATTAACCAAAACTAGTTTTTTGGCATCTTTTCCTGCGGTTTCTGTATTTTCCACTTTACTTGTATTTTTGTCTTCTTCAGAGTGTCTAGTCAACCAGGCTTTTTTAAGTTTTGTGTGATAACCAGGTTGGCTGGATTGAGCAATCTGGCCATTGGTTACAGAACTTGTTTTATAAGACACATCTATTATTCCAGTATTATTAGGAGAAAGAGATGAAGCACTTCTTACACTTTTAAGGCTTGTAGACTCGTTGTTATTAGCAGTAGTACTCGCCGAATGGGCCATAGCCAATGCTGCCTTGTGCTTTTTCAGCTGGTAATAATCAGTTGTACTTGAGGCTCCTGTGTTATTCTGTGTAGTGTTTCCTGTTCTGGCAGCAGCTGTTGAGAAAACTACAGCGGATGTGGTATTAACTTTAcattcctgtgtccctgtcccgaAATGAGTTGAAGTTTTGGGAATAATTTGCCCTTCTACACTGTTAGTGATTGTGATGTAAGAGGAACAATAGGTTATACTTGTTTCACTGCTATTCAAAATTTTACTTGCTGTGGCAGGAGCTATGGGGTTGATCATGCTATTGCATGAGTTGCTTTCAACAGATTTTGTGCCGTTGTCTGAACATGAAGCTTTCATGTTTTTCTCATGCTCTGCACCTGTAGTGTCCAAGTTCACGTCAGGTACATTGATCCTCCATATGTCTTTGACTTTTGATGAGTTAAGGTCCTCTATTAGATTTGATTGCACTAATACACTTCCTCTTCCAGAGTTCTTTAAGTTGCTTTGAATATTTCCTTTATGTTCTTGCTTGGCAATGGAAGATGGTCTTACAATAACAGATGCTGGAGCAACTTTGTTGCCGCTTTTCTCTAAGTGACAAACTGGCTTACCAAGGTTTCCACCACCAGCTTTCCAGACATCTAGTGAGGAAACTACAGGATTATGAATACAAATTTTCCCATCAACCCTTGGTTCTGGGAGTAAAGTTGGAGGTTTCTGGAGTTCAGAAATCTTAGCAGCATTCACAGGTTGTACTGGAGTCAGGGTTGGTGGGGATAGGTTGCGATAATTACCTTCTTTGCGTTCTATAACAGGATGAGATGGAGGATGGTAAACTGGAGCCCTATGTAAAGATGGCATACTTTTCAGAGGGTTTGACTGTGAAATTGTTAATTGTTCTCTTGTTCTCCCATGATCATTATTATTTGTGCTCTGAGGCTGAGATGTCATTTGGTGGGGAAATTGTTCTGTAATTTTGCCAACTAAACCCTCACACTCAGGCTGATGTTTAATAAGAGGTGGTGGTTTGGACAGAGTCTTATTATATGAAAGAATAGGTGTTGAAGAATTTGTTTTCTCAGCATACGGATGTATTATGTCTTTAGACAGATATAGCCTTGGAGGCTCATTTACAACGCTATTCGACAAAGTAGTAAAATAGTTGCTCTGAGGCATAGAATGTGCTAGTGAATTCTTTGATGTATAAAGTTCTCTTGCACAATGCTCCATTTCTCCACCTTGTTTTATGTTCTGAGATTTTGGACCATCAGTAGGCAAAGATGGTATTCTGGAATAGGAATCTTTCACAACTTCATTTGTCTTGATTGTAGAAGCAAAACGAGCGACTTCAATACTCTCCTGCAGAatccgccgtctctcttcattaTATTTATTGTGACTGTCACTTGGTTCCTGCGCTGATCTTTTCTCCTTACTCTGACAAAAGGCAGTGCTTGTAAACCCTCTAGCCAGCTGACTTTCTCGTCCATGTGAAAGTCTATCTTGATTAAATTCAAGCTTCGTTTGAGCAGCAGTGACAGAATGTTTGGAATTAACTACATTTTTCTTGTCAATTTCTCTattcaaaagaaaacaaaacaaatattAAAAATCAAACATAGTATAATTTCCAAAAATCATCTTTATGCATCATGGAGGCAACATACTATATTTAAACTGCCACAACCATTTATCTTCAGCCATCTGTTTGAGAATACTGAAAAGCACAAAATAACAATTGTTTTCATTAATTTCATAGTGCCTACATTTCTCCCCATAATGTACCAATATTGAAATTCAATTGTTTCTGAATCCATGTGAAAACACCTTTCTTCTACCACACTACATTCAGAACTTACACTTTTTGCAGACATCGTATTTGCTATAATGCTTCTaattaaaaataaagaaattatATCATAGGATCACAGAACATCCCAAAGCATATTACAGCTAATGAAGTACTCTTCAATTGTACGCACGACTATAATGTCGGAAATGGAACAGCAAACTTGCATAAAAAGTGGTCTCACAAataacaatgtgataatgacccaGATAATCTGACTTATGCAAGAAAAATCATTTTTAAGAACGCAATGACATTGACATTCTGTGGAGAAATTTGTCCAATTTTATACTAGAAACTACTACGAGGCCATTAATAGTCACCATTGTTAAGGAGCAAAATCAGGACGTCATCATCAGTGCCAAATAGTTACACAAGGCAGTCAGGAAGGtcttgtcttcagctgaatacaTTAGGCATTAGGCACAGAGAAAGTTTGGATATGCACATTCTTGTGTAAGTAAACATTTAACAGCATGATGAAACCCAATTTATGACAAGTAATTTCTCTGCAACTAAGAATTTGATTTGAAAAGTATGAAGTGCCATTACTTCTGATTTTAATTGTTGTAGATTTTAAAGATTTCAAATAAACGTTGTTTAAATTTCCTTTCataacttttctctctctctcaattcaaTCTTTACTTATTCttctccactcccccaccccaaacacacacacttctTTCAGGCTCTGTGTACAATTTGGCATTGAGTTAAATATTCTAACTTATAGTTCCTTGGTAAGGCTGCATGTCTACTTGGTTTACAAGATTTGCTGCTGCTTGCCATGTTCTCATATATCATAAATTTCCTGGAGATGGTGCCATGCAGTTTTAACCCTCAAAcaactgcaggctgcagtgcaacAGCACACAAAGTTTCAGTCTAAGTGTAATGAATGGCTAACTCTGTCTGTTTGGTACTGAAAGAAAAATCCAGGCCATCATTTTAGCTTTCTCTTTGACAGCATTCCCAAATTAGTCTAATCATGTCACAGAAAGGAATGCTTACTCTTTCTTATAAACTACAGTTGTCTTTGACAGAGGTGGACTAGAATGTGAAGCCAATTTCAAGGGTCGATGAGGTTCAGCACTGGCAGGGCGCACCGGGATGTGGCTTAGTAATCCCAGACTGTCAGCTGAGGACACACTGGTGTGCTGAGGTAGCCAAGGACTGGATGCATTCTGTTATAAAAACACAGATGGTTATACAAATAAACATTGTGTTCTCTGAAGCTGACAACACAACCTCTGAATGAAACTATTTGGTCACATGCAAATACAGTATATTTTTCACAGAATTAAAACAACAGTGACAGCTAAAGTTATTTTAAAAAAGAACCTCAAAAATGCACAAAATATCTAACCTGTGAAAAATAATGCAATTTCATGAGCTAGTTATGTTTCATCCGAGCTGTTTCTCAGCAAAGCATTCACGGGTTAACTGTGTACTTTGCTGAATCTGTTAGAAATCTCTAAACTCTGCCAAAGCCAGTAATAAGattaggaaaaaaaaacatgaaattcTCCTAGCAAACATTTAATCCAACAGCAATGGTTTCCGTGAATATATAAAGAGCAAAAAATATTCTGAACCTGACCACTTAAATTGCCTCATTCATGTCACATTGCACCTCAGTGTTAATGCATGTTGAAAGTAACCAAAAAGACAAAAAAATCTTGATGTTTATTTGTGTGAAGGTATATTTTCTCTCCTTCAAAATCATCACTGTGTGTCAATGCATTGGcagaagagggagggaggaaggctggggagggggaggagacagtgagagacaggccgacagagacagaggaggaagagagagagagagagaacgagaaagacagagacagagagaaagagagatgagagagatatGGACAGTTATTCCGCTGCCAAGCCTGAGCTAATTCCCAGGGGCTACACACTTTTCTCTTGAATATTCTCAAGTGCAAGGGCTTGATAAGATTGCCAAGATCAAAATTCTCTATATTCACTGCCAATTTAAAAAATGGCCTAATTTTTCAAAAAGCAAACATATAagtaaggtggtaaggaaaagccagggaactatagactggtgagcctgacatcagtggtgggcaaactCCTGGACGGAATCCTGACGGACAAGATTTGCACgtatttggataggcaaggactgattagagatagtcaacatggctgtatgcatgagaaatcatgtcccaccaacttgattgagtttttctgaagaagtaacaaaaaggattgatgagggcagagcagtggacttgatttatataaacttcaataaggcTTTCGgaaagattcctcatggtagactggttagcaaggttagatcacatggaatagagggagagctagatatttggatacagaactggcttgaagggtaggagacagagggttgcttttcagactggaggcctgtgtccagctgtgtgccacaaggatcggtgctgggtccactgcttttcataatttttataaaggatttggatgtgaatgttggagatataattagtaagtttgcagatgacaccaaaattggaggcgtagcaGACATTGAGGGAGGTTACCTCGGAGTAGAATGGGATGTTGATCAAATGGTCCAATGAGATGAGgcgtagcagatggagtttaatttagataaatatgatgtgctgcattttggaaaggcaaatcaggacagaatttatacacttaatgttaaagtcctggggagtgttgctaaacaaaaagaccttggattgcaggttcatagttccttgaaagtggagactcAGGTAgttaggacagtgaagaatgcatttagtatgctttcctatattggtcaaaacattgaatacaggagttgagtGGTCAtgttcatgttgtggctgtacaggacattggttaggccacttttggaatagcgcgtgcaattctggtgtccctgctataggaaagatgttgtgaaacttgaaatggttcagaaaagatttacaaacatgttgccagggttagagggtttgagctccagggagaggctgagtaggttggggctgttttccctggagtgtcggaggttgaggaatgaccttatagaggtttacaaaatcataaagggcatgAATAAAGTAAACAGACAAGATTATTTCCctgtgatgggggagtccagaactaaaaagcataggtttagggtgagaggggggaaagatttaaaggacccaaggggcaactttttcacagagaggccTGTGCGTGCATGGCATgtgctgccataggaagtggtggaggttagtataattacagcatttaaaaggcatctgattggatatatgaataggaagagtttagagggatacaggccaagtgctggcaaatgggtctagtttggtttgggatgtctggttggcatggctgagttggacagaagggtctgtttccatgttgtaaatctctatgactctataacaagttTCACAGTTATGCATCAACTCATTTTGAAACAAACAGATTTGATTGAAAAACCTACTCGATGCCCAAAAAATGAACTACTCAAGCATGAGATATGACAGCAAGAAGTTGAAAAAAAAGTAAGGGTGTTTAGCACCCGTTCAGTTTAAAGATTTTACAGATCAGGAATTATTAAAACTGTGGATTTATTTCTCATCATTGGTAATATTCATCTCAATAACAAGTTGATAATTTAGCAACTTCAGTGAATGTACAACAACGTCCACCAGGGTTGAGCACTGTTCTTTAAAACTCATGTGAAACAACAACCAATTTAAATCCTCACATTTGCACTGTATACAAGAAAGGAACATACCCTCCTCAAAGAAGCTTCAGCACTCAGAGGGTTATCAGGGTGGACCCACTTAGATGAGGTCATACTCAACCCTGGAGACAACTGAGTGCCATTTGGATACTGCCAGATTATTGGATAGAGTCCAAGTTGGTTATAAGCAGATGGATGGGTCTGGCCAAGGAGCGGAGATGACTGTTGCTGTAAAAACTGCTGATGGTGAGCCAGTGTTAAGGGATTTAAATTTCTTACATGCACAGAATCTAAATGCCCACACACCAAAGGCCCCGATGGAACTCCTGGTAAGACAGTTGGAAGGTGGTGGGTAGAGTGAACTGAATGGGGTGAGCCACTACTGAGAATATGAGCACTACTTGACACGGAAGTCCGTGGTGAACTGGAAACATGATGCGATGCTGCTCTTAGGGCTGGATGAGAACTATTTGTGGTCAAGGAAGATGAATGCGATGAGGTATGAAGAggatgaagatgtgggtgcaaaTATGGAGATAAAGGTTTAGCCCCTGTGTCATGTCCAACCAAGGCTGGATCCCTGTAAACTGTAAAGCGCTCATTCTTATCAACAATTAAAGGGCTTTTTGTAGTTTCCATAACAGTCTTTGAGCCCACAAGTTGGAGGCTGGATCTTGAGTCATTTTTACATCTTGTCGTTGGCTTGGTGATACAAACAGTTGGGTTGCAAGGATAAGCGATTTTAGGCTTCAGAGTATCAGGTAAAGTGTTCATTTTATTTGGTTTGTTTTTGTAAGAAGCAGTGGGTTCTTGTCCTGAGGAATTAGCAGATTTTTCCTTTTCTGATCTATTATTGGTTTCCTTAACAGTTGAGAATGCACGAGCTTCAGATTTGTCTTCAGTGATAATTTTATTATTTAGATGCAGCTCTGCTGCTGATTTCTGAAAGTCTGAAGTACGTTTGTTCACAATCAAATGCATTGGAGTACTGAGGTTTGTTTCCAGGTTCTGAGATGTAAGGCCATGAGAAGGGATGTTGACAGTTTTATTAAGCAGATTGTCTGGTAAAGTTCCATTACTGACATCAGATACAGAGTTCTGTACAGATGGTTTTTGTGTGGTTTCTGATGAAGATTCCAAAGACAAAGATTCACTGGTTGTTCTTACTTTTACAGTGCACCTTGGACTCACTTCTTGCAATTTTATACTCTGTTGTTGACCAAACTCTATACTTTGGGGGTCAATTTGTGTATCAGCATGTTCTGGCTTCTGTATTCCATTGTCATTCTTTACCTCCTGCCTTTCATCACAGGGAGATGACCAATCGATTTCCATCTGTTCCTCTGTTCCTGTGTCATCCTGAGACTTGCCTTCATCTTTAGTGTTATCAGAAATGATTTtattttccagttctttttctgaaCTTTGCTCAGAGGAAGAATCTAAGATGACTTTATGACTAGAGTTTTCAGACTCACTGCTTTCAGTATCAGAGTTAGAAACTGTTTTCCGCCTTTCCAAAGTCACTTGCTTTTCACCCTCTTCTTGCTTTCTCCTTTTATTAACAGACTGCTTTATTTTGTTCTTTGAAGATTCTGTGTGAAATATGAAATAAATTATATTAGACTTGTAGAATTTTACAGAACAGAGGGAGGCCATTCAATTCATTATGGCTGTACTGGCTTCCGAAAGAGATACCCAGCCAGGCCCGATCTCCAGCCCTAACTCCACAgacctctaaattcatcactttgaaatatatatatccagctttcttttgaaacctcctataGAATgcacctccaccactctcccaggcagcacattccaaatcctgaCAACTCTCTTCAGAAAGCAGCTTCCCTCATCTCATTCCTAGctgtcttgctgacaatcttgaaattgtgaccccatAGTTACTGGCATACCAACTAGTGGTatcagaatatccttctttaccctgtcaacaTTATCCATAACTTTGAATACCTCAATAAGGTCATGTCTTAACCTTCTCTACTTtaagaagaaagaacaaagaacagtacagcacagaaacaggccctttgtcccaacaaGCCTGAGCCAATACGTGACACCtctctaaactaaaaacctttgaCTCTACACAGTCTGCATCCTCCTATTTCCTCCTCttctttatctctccaccccctcagctcataagcctcattcctgatgaagggctcttgacCGAaacatctcctgctcctcggatgctgcctgatctgctgtgcttttccagcaccacactcttgactctagtTGAAGTCACtcataacaacaactctgttacatctgcacctttccaagatctgctgtccaaCCTGTTCTTCCATTTCTCTGCCGCtattgtgagagagagcgagaggaaaaAAAAAGGGGGGTTGTTCTATAGAAAACACCATTAAAGtcactgctcctttcctgttgctgccttccacccatactgattcagtagacaaaccctccccTATAACCTCCTTTTCTGccgctgtgatgcactctctaattaacaATATTACTCCCTCTCCTTTTTTACCTCACTCACTGTTCTGCAGGGATTAGTGCCACTGTTGTCTGTAAtatattttacattagattagactatttacagtgtggaaacaggcccttcggcccaagtccacagcaaccctccgaacagtaacccacccaaacccattcccctacatttaccccttcacctaacaccacaggcaatttagcatggccaattcacctaaactgcacatttttagactgtgg
Above is a genomic segment from Chiloscyllium punctatum isolate Juve2018m chromosome 38, sChiPun1.3, whole genome shotgun sequence containing:
- the jmjd1cb gene encoding probable JmjC domain-containing histone demethylation protein 2C isoform X2, with product MAPVPRMELVGKRFVCVGDSGRELDVSRIHEWHWRAGVIRAVSYRESSNRELSVYVEFDDLEWEKREWVKVYEDFKIFLVEHQLVWAERKNPNQTQGSKSKQVQWPALDDIDSLSPVLRDNPPLHEEVKAWVKEQKVQEIFMQGPYSLNGYRVRVYRQDSATQWFTGIITYHDLLSRTMIVMNDQVLEPQNVDPSMVQMTFLDDVVHSLLKGENIGITSRRRSRSSQNNPAIHGHYTRAQANSPRPMMNSQTTSGKQNQHQQKIIRSNKRKESDSSIPDEDKIKEDKCENPVKEESSKNKIKQSVNKRRKQEEGEKQVTLERRKTVSNSDTESSESENSSHKVILDSSSEQSSEKELENKIISDNTKDEGKSQDDTGTEEQMEIDWSSPCDERQEVKNDNGIQKPEHADTQIDPQSIEFGQQQSIKLQEVSPRCTVKVRTTSESLSLESSSETTQKPSVQNSVSDVSNGTLPDNLLNKTVNIPSHGLTSQNLETNLSTPMHLIVNKRTSDFQKSAAELHLNNKIITEDKSEARAFSTVKETNNRSEKEKSANSSGQEPTASYKNKPNKMNTLPDTLKPKIAYPCNPTVCITKPTTRCKNDSRSSLQLVGSKTVMETTKSPLIVDKNERFTVYRDPALVGHDTGAKPLSPYLHPHLHPLHTSSHSSSLTTNSSHPALRAASHHVSSSPRTSVSSSAHILSSGSPHSVHSTHHLPTVLPGVPSGPLVCGHLDSVHVRNLNPLTLAHHQQFLQQQSSPLLGQTHPSAYNQLGLYPIIWQYPNGTQLSPGLSMTSSKWVHPDNPLSAEASLRRNASSPWLPQHTSVSSADSLGLLSHIPVRPASAEPHRPLKLASHSSPPLSKTTVVYKKEEIDKKNVVNSKHSVTAAQTKLEFNQDRLSHGRESQLARGFTSTAFCQSKEKRSAQEPSDSHNKYNEERRRILQESIEVARFASTIKTNEVVKDSYSRIPSLPTDGPKSQNIKQGGEMEHCARELYTSKNSLAHSMPQSNYFTTLSNSVVNEPPRLYLSKDIIHPYAEKTNSSTPILSYNKTLSKPPPLIKHQPECEGLVGKITEQFPHQMTSQPQSTNNNDHGRTREQLTISQSNPLKSMPSLHRAPVYHPPSHPVIERKEGNYRNLSPPTLTPVQPVNAAKISELQKPPTLLPEPRVDGKICIHNPVVSSLDVWKAGGGNLGKPVCHLEKSGNKVAPASVIVRPSSIAKQEHKGNIQSNLKNSGRGSVLVQSNLIEDLNSSKVKDIWRINVPDVNLDTTGAEHEKNMKASCSDNGTKSVESNSCNSMINPIAPATASKILNSSETSITYCSSYITITNSVEGQIIPKTSTHFGTGTQECKVNTTSAVVFSTAAARTGNTTQNNTGASSTTDYYQLKKHKAALAMAHSASTTANNNESTSLKSVRSASSLSPNNTGIIDVSYKTSSVTNGQIAQSSQPGYHTKLKKAWLTRHSEEDKNTSKVENTETAGKDAKKLVLVNPSTSISNDVDKAGQSEEEKTEQEGRKTRRGIKRIYESGSESDASDESENKSEHRVKRQPKPTYKKRQNDLQKRKADTEREEEEVKPNGTLYRITKEKEKNKIKLQSDGLPRSVLKDWRKVKKLKQTGEPFLQDGSCSEIAPNLQKCRECRMVRYRKNEEFNQSAVFCRFYYFRRLAFSKNAVLRIDGFSTPDQYDDEAVNLWLPGDSMDLDIESSKYILRNIDDTFYQIETSEKTAMSWLKHDAKIAWKRAVKGVQEMCDACEATLFNIHWVCQKCGFVVCLDCYEARGRRGSKVDKELYVWLKCVKGQVHDTKNLMPTQIIPSTVLTDIGDMMRSFEASWGIVPHDPSTSEQSVQLAKLCTTNGISQGVLNQNTIISVAKQPSASENPKTNGSSTSPQNNITTEKTKELPVSKAVKVKLSQLDKTEDCKTTAVCFSNEHGSTLRDLLTSTAGKLQFGSTDAGIAFAPVFSAGTPTGRGARSMPNLLDDIIASVVENKIPASKSVKLCGKEETKQNLQETKKLNTETISKNHSEVPHSWLCDGFLLWLQDPRNPNNWKIFRECWRRDQPVLVSGVHKKLNCNIWKPESFCEEFGDQKVDLVNCKDGSIISNTKIQDFWDGFEDLTKRIKSKNGESMLLKMKDWPSGDDFRTVMPSRFDDLMKNLPLPEYCDPEGNLNLASRIPSFFVRPDLGPKLYGAYGQSTIKEHGTTNLHLDIADVINVLVYVGVPKGNGNNHRAAILKKIEEDEIDDTTKKRLKDGDELPGALWHIFSAKDTHKIKEFLQKTHEDQGQESPDHDPIRDQTCYLNKKLRRRLYEESGIRSWSIFQFLGDAVLIPAGALRQMQSIHSCIQVSEDFVSPEHSMQSFHLSQELRHQSKHELNYEDKLQVKNIIYHSVKDAVGTLRMHEEKMLNTSQNA
- the jmjd1cb gene encoding probable JmjC domain-containing histone demethylation protein 2C isoform X1; the encoded protein is MAPVPRMELVGKRFVCVGDSGRELDVSRIHEWHWRAGVIRAVSYRESSNRELSVYVEFDDLEWEKREWVKVYEDFKIFLVEHQLVWAERKNPNQTQGSKSKQVQWPALTFKSVVGKAVLHLLIAIEFFVDKQLNFIPGDSAFQLYQDDIDSLSPVLRDNPPLHEEVKAWVKEQKVQEIFMQGPYSLNGYRVRVYRQDSATQWFTGIITYHDLLSRTMIVMNDQVLEPQNVDPSMVQMTFLDDVVHSLLKGENIGITSRRRSRSSQNNPAIHGHYTRAQANSPRPMMNSQTTSGKQNQHQQKIIRSNKRKESDSSIPDEDKIKEDKCENPVKEESSKNKIKQSVNKRRKQEEGEKQVTLERRKTVSNSDTESSESENSSHKVILDSSSEQSSEKELENKIISDNTKDEGKSQDDTGTEEQMEIDWSSPCDERQEVKNDNGIQKPEHADTQIDPQSIEFGQQQSIKLQEVSPRCTVKVRTTSESLSLESSSETTQKPSVQNSVSDVSNGTLPDNLLNKTVNIPSHGLTSQNLETNLSTPMHLIVNKRTSDFQKSAAELHLNNKIITEDKSEARAFSTVKETNNRSEKEKSANSSGQEPTASYKNKPNKMNTLPDTLKPKIAYPCNPTVCITKPTTRCKNDSRSSLQLVGSKTVMETTKSPLIVDKNERFTVYRDPALVGHDTGAKPLSPYLHPHLHPLHTSSHSSSLTTNSSHPALRAASHHVSSSPRTSVSSSAHILSSGSPHSVHSTHHLPTVLPGVPSGPLVCGHLDSVHVRNLNPLTLAHHQQFLQQQSSPLLGQTHPSAYNQLGLYPIIWQYPNGTQLSPGLSMTSSKWVHPDNPLSAEASLRRNASSPWLPQHTSVSSADSLGLLSHIPVRPASAEPHRPLKLASHSSPPLSKTTVVYKKEEIDKKNVVNSKHSVTAAQTKLEFNQDRLSHGRESQLARGFTSTAFCQSKEKRSAQEPSDSHNKYNEERRRILQESIEVARFASTIKTNEVVKDSYSRIPSLPTDGPKSQNIKQGGEMEHCARELYTSKNSLAHSMPQSNYFTTLSNSVVNEPPRLYLSKDIIHPYAEKTNSSTPILSYNKTLSKPPPLIKHQPECEGLVGKITEQFPHQMTSQPQSTNNNDHGRTREQLTISQSNPLKSMPSLHRAPVYHPPSHPVIERKEGNYRNLSPPTLTPVQPVNAAKISELQKPPTLLPEPRVDGKICIHNPVVSSLDVWKAGGGNLGKPVCHLEKSGNKVAPASVIVRPSSIAKQEHKGNIQSNLKNSGRGSVLVQSNLIEDLNSSKVKDIWRINVPDVNLDTTGAEHEKNMKASCSDNGTKSVESNSCNSMINPIAPATASKILNSSETSITYCSSYITITNSVEGQIIPKTSTHFGTGTQECKVNTTSAVVFSTAAARTGNTTQNNTGASSTTDYYQLKKHKAALAMAHSASTTANNNESTSLKSVRSASSLSPNNTGIIDVSYKTSSVTNGQIAQSSQPGYHTKLKKAWLTRHSEEDKNTSKVENTETAGKDAKKLVLVNPSTSISNDVDKAGQSEEEKTEQEGRKTRRGIKRIYESGSESDASDESENKSEHRVKRQPKPTYKKRQNDLQKRKADTEREEEEVKPNGTLYRITKEKEKNKIKLQSDGLPRSVLKDWRKVKKLKQTGEPFLQDGSCSEIAPNLQKCRECRMVRYRKNEEFNQSAVFCRFYYFRRLAFSKNAVLRIDGFSTPDQYDDEAVNLWLPGDSMDLDIESSKYILRNIDDTFYQIETSEKTAMSWLKHDAKIAWKRAVKGVQEMCDACEATLFNIHWVCQKCGFVVCLDCYEARGRRGSKVDKELYVWLKCVKGQVHDTKNLMPTQIIPSTVLTDIGDMMRSFEASWGIVPHDPSTSEQSVQLAKLCTTNGISQGVLNQNTIISVAKQPSASENPKTNGSSTSPQNNITTEKTKELPVSKAVKVKLSQLDKTEDCKTTAVCFSNEHGSTLRDLLTSTAGKLQFGSTDAGIAFAPVFSAGTPTGRGARSMPNLLDDIIASVVENKIPASKSVKLCGKEETKQNLQETKKLNTETISKNHSEVPHSWLCDGFLLWLQDPRNPNNWKIFRECWRRDQPVLVSGVHKKLNCNIWKPESFCEEFGDQKVDLVNCKDGSIISNTKIQDFWDGFEDLTKRIKSKNGESMLLKMKDWPSGDDFRTVMPSRFDDLMKNLPLPEYCDPEGNLNLASRIPSFFVRPDLGPKLYGAYGQSTIKEHGTTNLHLDIADVINVLVYVGVPKGNGNNHRAAILKKIEEDEIDDTTKKRLKDGDELPGALWHIFSAKDTHKIKEFLQKTHEDQGQESPDHDPIRDQTCYLNKKLRRRLYEESGIRSWSIFQFLGDAVLIPAGALRQMQSIHSCIQVSEDFVSPEHSMQSFHLSQELRHQSKHELNYEDKLQVKNIIYHSVKDAVGTLRMHEEKMLNTSQNA